From Nonlabens sp. Ci31, the proteins below share one genomic window:
- a CDS encoding dihydroorotase yields MKKTLIKNAKIVTDGVTKQGDVYIEGDTIIEIAESISAKNADTVIIDIEGNYLLPGVIDDQVHFREPGLTHKATIATESAAAVAGGITTFMEMPNTNPQTTTIEEWESKMAIAQRDSHANYAFMFGGTNDNLKEILKVDTSRVPALKLFLGSSTGNMLVDDKEVLREIFSNVKLRIALHCEDEATITANFKKAFEKYGDDIPMDQHPVIRDEDACYISSSGAIELARETGARIHVFHLSTGKETALFSNKQAIVDKQITSEVCIHHLWFSDEDYATKGKFIKWNPAVKTAADREQLWEALLDDRIDVIATDHAPHTLEEKSNPYTSCPSGGPLVQHALPAMLQFVHDEKITMEKVVEKMCHNPALLFDIEKRGYIRVGYKADLVVVDTNNPWTVTKENVLAKCGWSPFEGVTFKSRIMQTFVNGELAYKNFKVSKNKNAQELSFVR; encoded by the coding sequence ATGAAAAAAACTTTAATTAAAAATGCAAAGATTGTTACCGATGGTGTAACAAAGCAAGGCGATGTTTATATAGAAGGGGATACAATTATTGAAATTGCAGAAAGCATCAGTGCTAAAAATGCAGATACGGTAATCATTGACATAGAGGGGAATTATTTATTACCTGGGGTTATTGATGATCAAGTACATTTTAGAGAGCCAGGCCTTACTCATAAAGCAACTATTGCAACAGAAAGTGCTGCCGCAGTCGCTGGTGGAATCACGACATTTATGGAGATGCCTAATACAAACCCCCAGACCACAACTATTGAGGAATGGGAAAGTAAAATGGCAATCGCTCAGCGAGATAGTCATGCAAATTATGCCTTCATGTTCGGTGGTACAAATGATAATCTAAAAGAGATTTTAAAAGTAGACACCTCTAGAGTACCCGCATTAAAACTTTTCTTAGGCTCCTCAACAGGTAACATGCTTGTAGATGATAAAGAAGTGTTAAGGGAGATTTTTTCGAATGTAAAACTGCGCATCGCTCTTCATTGTGAAGATGAGGCTACTATCACTGCAAACTTTAAAAAAGCCTTTGAAAAGTATGGAGATGATATCCCTATGGATCAACATCCCGTTATAAGAGATGAAGACGCCTGTTATATAAGCAGTAGTGGAGCTATAGAATTAGCAAGGGAAACTGGTGCTAGAATACACGTATTCCATTTGTCAACAGGCAAGGAAACAGCCCTGTTCTCTAACAAGCAAGCTATCGTGGATAAACAAATTACTTCAGAAGTCTGTATACATCACTTGTGGTTCAGTGATGAAGATTATGCGACAAAAGGAAAGTTTATCAAGTGGAATCCTGCAGTGAAAACAGCTGCTGATCGAGAACAATTATGGGAAGCACTTCTTGATGACCGCATAGATGTCATCGCAACAGATCACGCGCCACATACACTAGAAGAGAAATCAAACCCTTATACTTCTTGTCCTAGCGGTGGGCCTTTAGTCCAGCATGCGTTACCCGCGATGTTACAATTTGTCCACGATGAAAAAATCACTATGGAGAAAGTAGTAGAGAAAATGTGTCACAACCCAGCCTTATTGTTTGATATAGAAAAAAGAGGTTATATAAGAGTAGGCTATAAGGCAGACCTTGTTGTTGTAGATACCAATAACCCCTGGACCGTTACTAAAGAAAATGTGCTAGCAAAATGTGGCTGGTCACCATTTGAAGGAGTTACCTTTAAAAGTCGCATTATGCAAACTTTTGTAAATGGAGAACTGGCTTATAAGAATTTTAAAGTATCTAAAAATAAAAATGCTCAGGAACTATCATTTGTAAGATGA